The DNA region ttttgatttttgttaagGATTCCCCAGTGAAGATAGTTATGATGAATGACTAACAAGTGGGTTTTTGTGATATCGAAGCTAAAGTGTGTTTCTACTGACTCTTTCTGTTCTTATGTTGTTTGTCACTGTACCACTAGTTTTATGTTTCGAAGAAGAGGAAACACCCGTCACCAAATGTGAAGTCTGGGAGGAATGAGAAACACGTTAAGGTGACTGGAGAAAGGTCTCCTGGAGATAAAGGCACTTTGGACAGTTACTTGAAAGCATCCCCGGATGACAAGAACACTACCAACAGTGTGTTGCAGGCAAGGCAAGAGGCGTTTACAAAAAAACTGGATCTGGAGCGCCTGCCTAAGCCTGTGAGCGCTGGAACTTCTAAAGGAGTTGAAGGATGTTTGAAACAGGGCGGATCTCAAGTCTTGGATAAAGAAGGTGTTGCTACGGCTGAAAATCATGCAACAGATGGTTTGCTTTGTGCCAACCAGAAAGATAGTTCAGATCTAAGAGACTTTGCCACTGGTTTCTTGTCCTTGTATTGTAGGTAATGTGCCTTCATTGTGTCGATTTTTCTTAATTCTTTCTATTGTCATCTAGGAGTTGGTTGGTGAACATCCGTTTATATCCGTTCTTAGATTTAGAGGAGTTTATAAATTTTGCTTGTTTGGTTAATGCAGCGAAGTGCGGTCTGTTGTTTGCCCACCTCCACATCAGAATGCAAACGAACGGAAGCGTCGAAGCAGTTCATCACTACTTGATCAAGATATGCAAATTTCTCACAAGATGCGTTTTGATTCCGAAGATAAACCATCACTGGATGAACCTGCATATACTCTCGGTAGTAAGCCTGAATCATTCAGTGATAAAAGAGATAAATATGTTTCAGACCCTATGCAGAAGGTAAAATGGAATAAACAGTTATGGTTCCTGCTAAACTGATTCATTTTCAGTTATTTGACGCCTCTGTTCTAATATATTGACAGATTCCAAGCAATCAATCTGCTGAAATCTCAATGGGCTTGAGGAAGTGTACTAAGGCACTGGAAGCATCGACTCATCAAACTGAATGTCATACGCCTGCATCAGCCGTCAAATCATGTTCTGTTGGAACCCCTAAGTCTGGTAACTCAATGTTCTCACCTGGAGATTCTTTCTGGAATGAAGCAATTCTAGTTGCTGATGGTCTGTCAATGCCAATTGAGAACTCTGGTTCCGTAGAAGTTAAAGATGGAGGTCAGGATGGAACTGTTCTTTCATTCAGCCAAAAAGCAGATAATTGCAGTGACAACTTAAAGAAAAGGTTAGGTTTAGATGAAAGCAGAGTCAAGGATAGAGATTCCATAGGTTATTCAAAGGTCGGGGAGAAGCATGGGAGAGATTTTGGTAAAGAAGTATCTCCGCTTCCTGTCAAGAATCTGGAACTTTTGTTTcaagataaaaaaacaaatggagGTACCCGAGAGCAATGTGCTTCATTGGATCAAAATAACATTACTCGAGGAAGCAGTACGATCTCTGAATCTGTTCTCGTTGATAATAAAGGACTTGAATCTCTTGATATTGCCAATAATGCTCAGGCAAATAAAAGTTTGATAGGCAGGAAGTATCCAGAACCTGAAGGAAAGAAAGTTTTAGTGTGCGAGGATAGTGTACGATCTGTTTCTATGATAAACAACATGAGGAAACGAGCTGATTCTAGTGAATCAGAAGAAAGCTATACTCCTTCAAGCTCTCATCATAAGAAAGAAGGTTTAAGTCTTAGCACCTGGCTTCCCTCGGAAGTTTGCAGCGTATACAATAAGAAGGGAATATCTAAACTCTATCCATGGCAGGTACATAAGTGTTCGTTGATGCGTACGCTGTTATttgttaactattttaaaaacatagcTCACCAATATTTTCATTGTTCGTCTTCTCTGCATAGATAAGTGTGTATTTGCTTCTCTTTTGTAGTTTAGAAAGTTTAAGATCAGTTGGAAGCCTGCAGTTAGTATATGCCATCCAAAGTTAATCTGCTCTTTATGCATCGTTTGTTTCATTATCATTTCATCAAATGCAGTGTTTTACATGCGATATATGTTGGTTATCTTTATTGTTTTTAAGTTTCATGAGTTTTCACAGAACTGATTGGCAATTTTTTTCTCAGCTCTACCCTTCGGTTCTGTATTTATACTTCCTTAAATCTCTGCCGTTTATTAAAAAGTGATATCATTCTACATCTATTCTTCTGATACACACCTGGAAGAACTTCTTATTCTGTTTGTTATGCCTGTTTGTGTCATTATGTGTATGTTATTGGCTCTGATGTTCTTTCCCTAGCTGAATACAAATCGTTGTAAAATTTTATAGGTCGAGTGCCTTCAAGTAGATGGTGTTTTGGAGAAAAGGAATCTGGTATATTGTGCTTCTACAAggtatcttcatttttttttatgaatctgCCTATTCAAAGTTTGCTTCTTTTCATACATTTTGGTGGGATCAGGATATTAGTGTTATTAACTCACTAGCAGGTTTCTATCTGACAATAATTTATGCTCAATTTAATAATAATGCTATTTGTGCAGTGCTGGTAAAAGTTTTGTTGCAGAAGTCTTGATGCTGCGCCGGGTCATAACAACTGGAAAAATGGCATTGCTTGTTCTACCTTATGTGTCCATTTGCGCTGAGAAGGTTTGTTTTGTTATACACTCCACGCATCCTACACGTTTTATAACATCACTTGCTGTTAATTTAGCCGTATAACAATTGGATGCAGGCGGAACACCTTGAGGCCCTACTTGAACCACTTGGTAAGCAAGTCCGCAGTTACTTTGGAAATCAGGGTGGTGGAACACTTCCTAAAGGCACTGCTGTGGCTGTCTGCACGATTGAGAAGGCAAACTCTTTGATAAATCGCTTGCTTGAAGAGGGTCGTTTGTCTGAACTTGGGATAATTGTTATAGATGAGCTACACATGGTATGGTTTTCACATATCTCGTGTATATGGATCTTGGACAAGCTTATAACTGGCTGACACTTTTATTTTCTTCGTACTCTATCTCCGAATGCATTAAAAGGAACATACTGCTCATGGTTTATACAGGTGGGTGACCAACATAGGGGTTATCTGTTGGAACTTATGCTGACCAAACTTCGTTATGCTGCCGGTGAAGGCAGTTCAGAGTCTAGTAGTAGTGAGAGTTCAGGGAATAGCAGTGGCAAGAATGATCCTGCTCATGGCCTACAAATTGTGGGTATGAGTGCTACAATGCCGAATGTCGGAGCAGTTGCTGACTGGCTTCAAGTAAGACAAACATAATCACTATTTGATATATGTATTACTTTTTTCTGCTCTCGTATGGTTGCATGATTCTCTTTAGACGTATAGGTGTATTCATATACAAACCTGCATGTTTCTGGGAATTATAAGAACATGATATTTTGCACGGAAATACTCATCGTGATTGTTAATACACGTTATTTGAAGACCTGTGTATCTTCAGATTTCTTATATGGGTGATaattttttctgtattttttatttgaaactcTGTAAAATTATTGCGGACTTCTATATCAGAAAACTAATTGTGGTTTTACATGTTGAAAGGCAGCACTGTATCAGACAGAGTTTCGACCAGTTCCGCTAGAGGAGTATATCAAAGTTGGTAACACCATTTATAATAAGAAGATGGAAGTTGTGAGGACTATACCAAAAGCTGCTAATATGGGAGGAAAAGACCCAGACCATATCATTGAGCTTTGTAACGAGGTAATGTCTTTTCGGGAGTTAAGGTCCTAATTTAAGTACTTGCATATTTTTTGTAAGTTTCTGATTAAACATGTACTCAAACTTGGTTCAAGAAGGAAAACTCAAATGTAATAGTATAATCCAGGTTGTTCAAGAGGGCAACTCAGTGCTGATATTTTGCTCGAGTCGAAAAGGATGTGAATCAACTGCTAGGCATATTTCAAAGCTTATTAAAAAAGTGGCCATAGACGTTGATGGTGAACAAAGTGAGTTTATGGATATTAATTCTGCTATAGATGCCCTGCGAAGGTCTCCATCTGGAGTAGATCCTGTACTAGAAGAAACTCTTCCCTCTGGGGTTGCCTACCACCATGCTGGTCTTACAGTATGTTTACACAGTCTAttctctatatatgttttttcttgaaCTGCTTATATTTTATGCTGGATTGTAATCTATTGTGAGATGGTAAATTTTACACAAAAGTCATGATAATTATTTATGAGGATCAAATGgacatataattatatttgtactaCAGGTAGAAGAACGAGAGATAGTTGAGACCTGTTACCGTAAAGGTCTTGTACGTGTCTTAACAGCTACATCCACACTGGCGGCAGGGGTTAACCTGCCTGCAAGGAGAGTCATTTTTCGGCAACCAATGATTGGCCGTGATTTTCTTGATGGAACAAGGTACAAGCAAATGGCTGGTCGAGCTGGGCGGACTGGCATTGATACAAAAGGAGAAAGTGTATGCCTTTAATTTCTTTAGAAATAATGATGTTATAGTTCATGTTTCAGTTCGTCATGGTGAAATTCACAGacatttttcttcttgtttggaGTGGTCTAGGCTTTTTATTCTtgttctaaattttaatttctttccAGGTGTTGATATGTAAACCAGGAGAACTCAAGCGAATAATGGCACTTCTAAATGAGAGCTGCCCACCTTTGGAGTCTTGTTTATCTGAGGACAAGAATGGAATGACTCATGCAATATTAGAAGTCGTGGCAGGTGGAATTGTTCAGACTCCCAAAGATATAAATCGCTATGTTAGGTGTACTCTTCTGAATTCTACAAAGCCCTTTCAAGATGTTGTCAAATCAGCTCAGGATTCCCTTCGCTGGCTGTGCCACAGAAAATTTCTTGAGTGGAATGAAGAGACAAAGTTATACAGTACAACACCCCTTGGACGTGGATCTTTTGGCAGTTCACTCTGCCCAGAGGAGTCACTTGTAATTAATTTTCCTATAActgaaatttaacttttatagTGTTAAGTGAGCAAGCTTGACGTGTATTTAATGGTTTGCTGCAGATTGTGCTGGATGATCTTCTAAGAGCACGTGACGGACTAGTTATGGCTTCTGATTTGCATTTGGTCTACTTAATCACACCGATTAATGTTGGTGTTGAACCAAACTGGGAGTTGTATTATGAACGGTTTATGGAACTGTCTCCTTTAGAACAGGTAATCTTGTACTCTCTAGTAATATGTGGCATTATGTTCTCTAATTTGACTTCTGACTTCTCTAATTCTGCTTCCGTTCTAGTTTAGTGTCATTcttcttattaaaattttaatgttttgcaCAATAGTTAGGCATTGTATTCTTCCTTTACTTCTGTAGTGGAAGCCTTCCACGTGTCCTGCAGTACTTTTTGAATAGCCCTAGGTCTTGTTATTTCGGCATAGAATTCCAGAAGATCTCTGTAAGCTGATGTTGTTACTTGATTTTACAATTTCAGTCTGTTGGCAATAGAGTTGGAGTGGTCGAACCTTTTCTGATGCGCATGGCACATGGTGCAACAGTGCGCACTCTAAAGAAACCAcaagatgtaaaaaaaaatttgcgtGGAGAATGTAACAATCGGCATGGTTCAACGAGCAGTAAGATTCTTTCAGATGAAGAGATGCTCCGAGTGTGCAAACGATTTTTTGTTGCTCTCATCTTGTCAAAACTAGTTCAGGTGGCTCCTCTActgtttctttgtttcttgtgtttttattatctttgcTAAAGCTTCTTATTtggctcatatatatataacccgtTGAAGCTTGCACGATCACGTACACTTCATAATGTTTAGTCCTGCTTGTTTTGGCTCTTGCAGAGTTTGGTTTGTATGAAATTTCCTATTTCGGAAAGTTTGCTGACAACACTTGCTTGTATATCAGAAAGCCTGGGTGATGATCGACTCCTCTAATAGAAATTTTTTCTTGAACTATGAAATGCAGGAAGCTTCTGTGTCTGAGGTTTGTGAAGCCTATAAAGTGGCTAGAGGTATGGTTCAAGCGCTACAGGAGAACGCTGGAAGGTTTTCGTCCATGGTTTCGGTGTTCTGTGAAAGGCTTGGATGGCATGATCTGGAAGGCTTAGTTGCCAAACTCCAGAACCGTGTTTCATTTGGTGTCCGAGCTGAAATTGTTGAACTTACTAGCATTCCATATATAAAGGTACTTTCAACTTCCAGGAACTTATAACTAACATATGAGTAGTGCTATTGACAAAGATGTTTTTTGGTGGTGAATAAATAGGGTTCAAGAGCTAGAGCATTGTACAAAGCTGGCTTG from Raphanus sativus cultivar WK10039 chromosome 8, ASM80110v3, whole genome shotgun sequence includes:
- the LOC108823127 gene encoding helicase and polymerase-containing protein TEBICHI isoform X1 — its product is MDSDSSRSRIDQFYVSKKRKHPSPNVKSGRNEKHVKVTGERSPGDKGTLDSYLKASPDDKNTTNSVLQARQEAFTKKLDLERLPKPVSAGTSKGVEGCLKQGGSQVLDKEGVATAENHATDGLLCANQKDSSDLRDFATGFLSLYCSEVRSVVCPPPHQNANERKRRSSSSLLDQDMQISHKMRFDSEDKPSLDEPAYTLGSKPESFSDKRDKYVSDPMQKIPSNQSAEISMGLRKCTKALEASTHQTECHTPASAVKSCSVGTPKSGNSMFSPGDSFWNEAILVADGLSMPIENSGSVEVKDGGQDGTVLSFSQKADNCSDNLKKRLGLDESRVKDRDSIGYSKVGEKHGRDFGKEVSPLPVKNLELLFQDKKTNGGTREQCASLDQNNITRGSSTISESVLVDNKGLESLDIANNAQANKSLIGRKYPEPEGKKVLVCEDSVRSVSMINNMRKRADSSESEESYTPSSSHHKKEGLSLSTWLPSEVCSVYNKKGISKLYPWQVECLQVDGVLEKRNLVYCASTSAGKSFVAEVLMLRRVITTGKMALLVLPYVSICAEKAEHLEALLEPLGKQVRSYFGNQGGGTLPKGTAVAVCTIEKANSLINRLLEEGRLSELGIIVIDELHMVGDQHRGYLLELMLTKLRYAAGEGSSESSSSESSGNSSGKNDPAHGLQIVGMSATMPNVGAVADWLQAALYQTEFRPVPLEEYIKVGNTIYNKKMEVVRTIPKAANMGGKDPDHIIELCNEVVQEGNSVLIFCSSRKGCESTARHISKLIKKVAIDVDGEQSEFMDINSAIDALRRSPSGVDPVLEETLPSGVAYHHAGLTVEEREIVETCYRKGLVRVLTATSTLAAGVNLPARRVIFRQPMIGRDFLDGTRYKQMAGRAGRTGIDTKGESVLICKPGELKRIMALLNESCPPLESCLSEDKNGMTHAILEVVAGGIVQTPKDINRYVRCTLLNSTKPFQDVVKSAQDSLRWLCHRKFLEWNEETKLYSTTPLGRGSFGSSLCPEESLIVLDDLLRARDGLVMASDLHLVYLITPINVGVEPNWELYYERFMELSPLEQSVGNRVGVVEPFLMRMAHGATVRTLKKPQDVKKNLRGECNNRHGSTSSKILSDEEMLRVCKRFFVALILSKLVQEASVSEVCEAYKVARGMVQALQENAGRFSSMVSVFCERLGWHDLEGLVAKLQNRVSFGVRAEIVELTSIPYIKGSRARALYKAGLRTCQAIAEASIPEIVKALFESSAWAAEGAGQRRIHLGLAKKIKNGARKIVLEKAEEARAAAFSAFKSLGLDVPDLSNPLPLAPARSPNRQVTIERDISRDTVGPNELQHIPGQSSMEGHMERENFDSDNHREKPMDVAGTALGVSSEVNLVDPLPQIQPIGTTVGTDSPNAVSTFSSDDRNEDNVEQQLMRNAHIPLSNKDNAGEKGPITAGNICGGIDSFLKLWESAEEFFFDIHYNKLQNLNSRISYEIHGIAICWSGSPVYYVNLNKDLPNLECEEKEKLEKEVLGTHSMFDVIKSRWNRISKIMRDESTRKFTWNLKNQIQVLKSPAISIQRCARLNLAEVARDHELVDGSWLVMLPVRISNTIDMSIVSWILWPDEERHSNPNIDKEVKKRLSPEAAEAANRSGRWRNQIRRVAHNGCCRRVAQTRALCSALWKILVSEELLEALTTTEMPLVNVLADMELWGIGVDIEGCLRARNVLRDKLRSLEKKAFELAGMTFSLHSPADISNVLFRQLKLPIPENHNKGKLHPSTDKHCLDLLRNEHPVVPIIKEHRTLAKLLNSTLGSICSLAKLRLSTQRYTLHGHWLQTSTATGRLSIEEPNLQTVEHEVEFALDKSGKEVNSDADRCKINARDFFVPTQENWLLLTADYSQIELRLMAHFSRDSSLIAQLSQPEGDVFTMIAAKWTGKTEDSVGPHDRDQTKRLIYGILYGMGANTLAEQLECSSDEAKEKIRSFKSSFPAVTSWLNETVSFCQEKGYIQTLKGRRRFLLKIKYGNAKEKSKAQRQAVNSVCQGSAADIIKIAMINIYSAISEDVNTAASSSSTETRFHMLKGRCRILLQVHDELVLEVDPSYAKEAAMLLQSSMENAVSLLVPLHVKLKIGKTWGSLEPLQAG
- the LOC108823127 gene encoding helicase and polymerase-containing protein TEBICHI isoform X2 — translated: MDSDSSRSRIDQFYVSKKRKHPSPNVKSGRNEKHVKVTGERSPGDKGTLDSYLKASPDDKNTTNSVLQARQEAFTKKLDLERLPKPVSAGTSKGVEGCLKQGGSQVLDKEGVATAENHATDGLLCANQKDSSDLRDFATGFLSLYCSEVRSVVCPPPHQNANERKRRSSSSLLDQDMQISHKMRFDSEDKPSLDEPAYTLGSKPESFSDKRDKYVSDPMQKIPSNQSAEISMGLRKCTKALEASTHQTECHTPASAVKSCSVGTPKSGNSMFSPGDSFWNEAILVADGLSMPIENSGSVEVKDGGQDGTVLSFSQKADNCSDNLKKRLGLDESRVKDRDSIGYSKVGEKHGRDFGKEVSPLPVKNLELLFQDKKTNGGTREQCASLDQNNITRGSSTISESVLVDNKGLESLDIANNAQANKSLIGRKYPEPEGKKVLVCEDSVRSVSMINNMRKRADSSESEESYTPSSSHHKKEGLSLSTWLPSEVCSVYNKKGISKLYPWQVECLQVDGVLEKRNLVYCASTSAGKSFVAEVLMLRRVITTGKMALLVLPYVSICAEKAEHLEALLEPLGKQVRSYFGNQGGGTLPKGTAVAVCTIEKANSLINRLLEEGRLSELGIIVIDELHMVGDQHRGYLLELMLTKLRYAAGEGSSESSSSESSGNSSGKNDPAHGLQIVGMSATMPNVGAVADWLQAALYQTEFRPVPLEEYIKVGNTIYNKKMEVVRTIPKAANMGGKDPDHIIELCNEVVQEGNSVLIFCSSRKGCESTARHISKLIKKVAIDVDGEQSEFMDINSAIDALRRSPSGVDPVLEETLPSGVAYHHAGLTVEEREIVETCYRKGLVRVLTATSTLAAGVNLPARRVIFRQPMIGRDFLDGTRYKQMAGRAGRTGIDTKGESVLICKPGELKRIMALLNESCPPLESCLSEDKNGMTHAILEVVAGGIVQTPKDINRYVRCTLLNSTKPFQDVVKSAQDSLRWLCHRKFLEWNEETKLYSTTPLGRGSFGSSLCPEESLIVLDDLLRARDGLVMASDLHLVYLITPINVGVEPNWELYYERFMELSPLEQSVGNRVGVVEPFLMRMAHGATVRTLKKPQDVKKNLRGECNNRHGSTSSKILSDEEMLRVCKRFFVALILSKLVQEASVSEVCEAYKVARGMVQALQENAGRFSSMVSVFCERLGWHDLEGLVAKLQNRVSFGVRAEIVELTSIPYIKGSRARALYKAGLRTCQAIAEASIPEIVKALFESSAWAAEGQRRIHLGLAKKIKNGARKIVLEKAEEARAAAFSAFKSLGLDVPDLSNPLPLAPARSPNRQVTIERDISRDTVGPNELQHIPGQSSMEGHMERENFDSDNHREKPMDVAGTALGVSSEVNLVDPLPQIQPIGTTVGTDSPNAVSTFSSDDRNEDNVEQQLMRNAHIPLSNKDNAGEKGPITAGNICGGIDSFLKLWESAEEFFFDIHYNKLQNLNSRISYEIHGIAICWSGSPVYYVNLNKDLPNLECEEKEKLEKEVLGTHSMFDVIKSRWNRISKIMRDESTRKFTWNLKNQIQVLKSPAISIQRCARLNLAEVARDHELVDGSWLVMLPVRISNTIDMSIVSWILWPDEERHSNPNIDKEVKKRLSPEAAEAANRSGRWRNQIRRVAHNGCCRRVAQTRALCSALWKILVSEELLEALTTTEMPLVNVLADMELWGIGVDIEGCLRARNVLRDKLRSLEKKAFELAGMTFSLHSPADISNVLFRQLKLPIPENHNKGKLHPSTDKHCLDLLRNEHPVVPIIKEHRTLAKLLNSTLGSICSLAKLRLSTQRYTLHGHWLQTSTATGRLSIEEPNLQTVEHEVEFALDKSGKEVNSDADRCKINARDFFVPTQENWLLLTADYSQIELRLMAHFSRDSSLIAQLSQPEGDVFTMIAAKWTGKTEDSVGPHDRDQTKRLIYGILYGMGANTLAEQLECSSDEAKEKIRSFKSSFPAVTSWLNETVSFCQEKGYIQTLKGRRRFLLKIKYGNAKEKSKAQRQAVNSVCQGSAADIIKIAMINIYSAISEDVNTAASSSSTETRFHMLKGRCRILLQVHDELVLEVDPSYAKEAAMLLQSSMENAVSLLVPLHVKLKIGKTWGSLEPLQAG